The Candidatus Binatus sp. genomic interval TGTTCATCGCGCGCCGCTAGCCGCGGGTCGCGCGTCGAATCTGCGCGTTCATCTGAGGCGTGCTGCGAAAATCAAGCAGGTATTTCTACGCCGAGGCCTTGATCTCACGCAGCATCTCGGCGTGGCGGCGGTCGGCTTCCGGCCGCGCCTGAGCAATCGCTTCGATGAGCTGTTCGTGCAGCCGGCCGTTGGTCGCCACGATATTCGCGCCGGCAACGTCAAGCTCGCAGCCGTTCATGTTGCTCACGCGTCCGCGTGCTTCCTCGACGAGGATTGCGCCGGCTGCCACGTCCCAGGGGCGGAGCCCGAACTCCCAGAATCCATCGGTGCGTCCCGCGGCGACGTAGGCGAGATCGAGCGCGGCCGACCCGGTGCGGCGTATGCCCTGCGCACGCATCATGATTTCTTCCCAGAAGCAGAGATAGAAGCGCCGACGTTCGCGCCGGTCGTACGCAAACCCGGTGCACAGCAGCGCGGCGCCGAGGTTCGGCGTGGTGCTGACGCGAATCGGCTTGCCGTTGAGGCGCGCGCCCTGCCCGCGCTGGGCGATGAAGCATTCTTTTTTCAGCGCGTCGAAGACTACGCCGAACTGCACGCGGCCGC includes:
- a CDS encoding inositol monophosphatase family protein, which encodes MINEIEQVALRAARAAGRIHLKRLSRITINRKSNSIDLVTEADRESEAAIIEVIQRAFPTHAILAEESGASAHQSDHRWIIDPLDGTTNFAHGYPQFCVSIAYERRGRVQFGVVFDALKKECFIAQRGQGARLNGKPIRVSTTPNLGAALLCTGFAYDRRERRRFYLCFWEEIMMRAQGIRRTGSAALDLAYVAAGRTDGFWEFGLRPWDVAAGAILVEEARGRVSNMNGCELDVAGANIVATNGRLHEQLIEAIAQARPEADRRHAEMLREIKASA